One Paenibacillus sp. FSL W8-0186 genomic window carries:
- a CDS encoding M15 family metallopeptidase → MNRNWLTLGLVLAGLLAGLLAGCSSTSLPAHEENLSSQTMSEEGQSSEQEELGAEPGLESDQAEMGQNSAQEGEEAQLEAEADQAGDQPIVGIAKKRELPEGFVYADEVLEYAYYDIRYYSEYNFVGEQIDGYHAPFAILSVQAAKALKKAEQALEPLGYSLLIYDAYRPQKAVEHFKKWAAEEQDVKMKEEFYPDIDKKNVFKLGYLSQRSGHSRGSTVDLTLADQETGEPIDMGGIHDFLGEISAHDAAGLTEVQTKNRLLLKETMMAAGFKPYNKEWWHYTLNNEPYPKKYFDFDVE, encoded by the coding sequence ATGAACAGAAATTGGTTAACACTAGGCTTAGTCTTGGCAGGATTATTGGCTGGATTACTGGCAGGATGCTCCTCCACTTCCTTGCCGGCACATGAAGAGAATTTATCCAGTCAAACTATGTCTGAGGAAGGGCAGAGCTCTGAACAAGAAGAGCTTGGAGCTGAACCAGGCTTGGAGAGCGATCAAGCGGAGATGGGGCAGAATTCCGCGCAGGAAGGGGAAGAAGCTCAGCTAGAAGCTGAGGCGGATCAAGCAGGGGATCAGCCGATTGTCGGGATTGCGAAGAAGCGAGAGCTGCCTGAAGGGTTTGTTTATGCAGACGAGGTGCTCGAGTATGCCTACTATGACATTCGCTATTATAGTGAATACAACTTTGTTGGAGAACAAATCGACGGCTATCATGCGCCGTTTGCTATTTTAAGCGTACAAGCAGCAAAGGCGCTAAAAAAAGCAGAACAAGCGTTGGAACCGCTGGGCTATTCCTTGCTCATTTATGATGCCTATCGTCCGCAAAAGGCGGTGGAGCATTTCAAGAAATGGGCGGCAGAGGAGCAGGATGTCAAGATGAAGGAGGAGTTCTATCCTGACATCGATAAGAAAAATGTGTTCAAGCTGGGCTACCTTTCGCAGCGGTCAGGCCATTCACGCGGAAGCACTGTAGATTTAACCTTGGCTGATCAAGAAACAGGAGAGCCAATTGATATGGGCGGTATACATGATTTCCTGGGCGAGATTTCCGCGCATGATGCAGCAGGCTTGACAGAAGTGCAGACTAAGAATCGACTGCTGCTCAAAGAAACGATGATGGCTGCCGGTTTCAAACCGTACAACAAAGAATGGTGGCATTATACCTTGAACAACGAGCCGTATCCAAAGAAGTATTTTGATTTTGATGTGGAATAG
- a CDS encoding glycoside hydrolase family 95 protein, protein MSKEHCIGSEDTKLWYRCPASRWEEALPIGNGRLGGMVFGGSRSELIALNEDTLWSGFPRDTQNYDALRHLKRSRELIFAGEYKEAERLIEAKMLGKRTESYQPLGNLKLEHLGTGEITDYYRELDLDTGIAAVTYCADGTRFTRRAFVSAVDQVLAVRLEAEEQGTIHLSIVLDSPLQHNVGTCEQGTGLVMRGRAPSHIADNYRGDHPQSILYEDGLGLSYEAQLRVLHDGGNLAVRSGRLDIAGASSVTLLLAAATDFAGYRVMPGTDTGISAAEKCRQPLEAAARHGYDRLLSRHIEDHQALFRRVELELNPQLSAEVSSLPTDERLKAYQGGTPDPMLEALYFQYGRYLLMASSRPGTQPAHLQGIWNPHMQPPWNSNYTTNINTEMNYWPAEICNLSELHEPLFRMIQDLSETGARTARIHYGCRGWTAHHNVDLWRAAGPSDGEPSWAFWPMGGVWLSRHLWEHYAFNRDRQFLAETAYPLMKGAAEFCLDWLVPGPGGELVTAPSTSPENKFLTEEGEPCSVSAASTMDLYLIRELFGHCLQAAELLDIDGEFAHQLAEALDRMAKPGIGPDGRLQEWSRDYPEAEPGHRHVSHLYGLYPGNAITPSRTPDFAEAARKTLESRIVQGGGHTGWSCAWLINLYARLRDGNTAHRFVNTLLSRSTYPNLFDDHPPFQIDGNFGGTAGIAEMLLQSHEETIELLPALPEAWKNGRFRGLKARGGFTVSAAWENGRLRSAELTPTLTGWCSVQYAEPLNVQSSDGTIVNTGERFWAESGETYFIQRRN, encoded by the coding sequence ATGAGTAAAGAGCACTGTATCGGAAGCGAGGACACCAAGCTATGGTACAGATGTCCCGCATCCCGCTGGGAAGAAGCACTTCCTATCGGAAATGGCAGGCTGGGCGGTATGGTATTCGGAGGAAGCCGCAGCGAACTGATTGCGCTTAACGAAGATACGCTATGGTCCGGTTTTCCTCGCGACACGCAAAATTATGATGCGCTTCGTCACTTGAAACGGTCGCGAGAGCTCATATTTGCGGGGGAATACAAAGAAGCGGAGCGGCTAATCGAAGCGAAGATGCTGGGCAAGCGTACGGAATCGTACCAGCCGCTCGGCAATTTGAAATTAGAGCATTTGGGAACAGGTGAGATTACGGATTATTACCGGGAGCTGGATTTGGACACAGGCATTGCGGCCGTGACATATTGTGCCGACGGGACCAGGTTTACGAGGCGTGCGTTCGTCAGCGCCGTCGATCAGGTGCTGGCTGTTCGTCTGGAGGCGGAAGAACAGGGAACCATTCATCTGTCTATCGTCTTGGACTCTCCGCTTCAGCACAATGTTGGGACATGCGAGCAAGGGACCGGCCTGGTCATGCGGGGCCGGGCTCCGAGCCATATCGCCGACAATTATCGGGGCGATCACCCGCAGTCCATCCTTTATGAAGACGGGCTGGGGTTGTCGTATGAAGCACAATTGCGCGTGCTGCACGATGGGGGAAATCTGGCTGTGCGGAGCGGCCGGCTTGATATAGCCGGCGCTAGCTCGGTGACGCTGCTGCTGGCGGCTGCGACTGATTTTGCTGGTTACCGGGTCATGCCGGGGACGGATACAGGGATTAGCGCAGCCGAGAAATGCAGACAGCCGCTCGAAGCCGCGGCTCGACACGGCTATGACCGGCTGCTCAGCCGGCATATCGAGGATCATCAGGCATTGTTCCGCCGGGTGGAGCTGGAGCTGAATCCACAGTTATCCGCGGAAGTCAGCTCCTTGCCGACAGACGAACGACTCAAGGCCTATCAGGGGGGGACGCCGGATCCGATGCTGGAGGCGCTCTATTTTCAATATGGCCGCTATCTGTTGATGGCTAGCTCCCGGCCCGGCACGCAGCCTGCGCATCTGCAGGGAATATGGAATCCGCATATGCAGCCGCCCTGGAATAGCAATTACACGACAAACATCAATACCGAGATGAATTACTGGCCGGCGGAAATATGCAATTTAAGCGAGCTGCATGAGCCGCTGTTCCGCATGATTCAGGATTTGAGCGAGACGGGGGCGCGGACGGCGCGGATCCATTACGGCTGCCGGGGCTGGACGGCGCACCACAACGTAGATCTGTGGAGAGCCGCTGGGCCGTCGGACGGGGAGCCGAGCTGGGCGTTCTGGCCGATGGGCGGAGTATGGCTAAGCCGGCATTTGTGGGAGCATTATGCTTTTAATCGGGATCGGCAGTTTCTGGCGGAGACGGCTTATCCGTTAATGAAAGGCGCTGCGGAATTCTGTCTGGATTGGCTTGTGCCTGGACCGGGCGGCGAGCTGGTTACCGCACCGTCAACCTCGCCGGAGAATAAGTTTCTGACGGAGGAAGGGGAGCCCTGCAGCGTCTCAGCCGCCTCCACGATGGATCTGTACCTTATCCGGGAATTGTTCGGTCATTGCCTGCAGGCGGCTGAGCTTTTGGACATCGACGGGGAGTTTGCCCATCAGCTCGCGGAGGCTTTGGATCGCATGGCCAAGCCGGGAATAGGGCCGGACGGCCGATTGCAGGAGTGGAGCAGGGATTACCCGGAAGCCGAGCCCGGCCATCGCCATGTGTCGCATCTATATGGGCTCTATCCCGGCAATGCCATCACGCCTTCCCGCACGCCGGACTTTGCCGAGGCAGCCAGAAAGACGCTGGAGAGCCGGATCGTTCAAGGGGGCGGACATACCGGCTGGAGCTGCGCCTGGCTGATCAACCTGTATGCGCGGCTGAGGGACGGGAATACGGCGCATCGTTTCGTGAATACTCTGCTGTCCCGCTCGACGTATCCCAATTTGTTCGACGATCACCCGCCGTTTCAGATCGACGGCAATTTTGGCGGAACGGCGGGCATTGCCGAGATGCTGCTGCAGAGCCATGAAGAGACGATTGAGCTGCTTCCGGCACTGCCGGAGGCATGGAAGAACGGCCGATTCCGCGGGCTAAAAGCCAGAGGCGGCTTCACGGTTAGCGCGGCATGGGAGAATGGCCGCCTTCGTTCAGCTGAATTGACCCCCACCTTGACAGGATGGTGCTCAGTTCAGTATGCGGAGCCGCTAAATGTTCAGTCGTCTGACGGAACCATCGTCAATACAGGGGAACGGTTCTGGGCGGAATCGGGCGAGACGTACTTTATTCAACGGCGGAACTAA
- a CDS encoding ABC transporter substrate-binding protein has protein sequence MKKRKSPKTIVALLLASMMLLSGCGSSGGDSKNAGNANTGNTNQSTEAGADTSPITLTFFGADASPNWNNMQDDIGKVITEKTGVTIEAEYDVGSGGGDNKIALMAASGDVPDLIFAKGNLSSLVDAELIVDMAPLIEEHAPNIKKIFSENMNRLKYSNEDPAIYSLTTNVGVDQESFDAIGGFEIQQRVLKELGYPKVRTVQDFENVLKQYVEKHPTTDGQPTIPLTLNADDWRIMITVTNPAFLATGAPDDGEYYVNPETYEAILHYKRPVEKEYFRWLNHMYNEGLLDKDTFVQKDDQYKAKIASGRVLGLIDQEWGYQDAENALKTAGKDEYTYAHFPVTLSEEYVDHSFQSAGVDGYGISITTACKDPVRAIKFLDWLASEEGQILRNWGIEGKHYNVENGVRVIPQEIQDRKVNDATNFTKESGIGLYLAMSARYGDGVKDSTGNYYTTNFPEQIVAGYTEAEKETLKAYGATTWKDLFPQESDFKAKEWGALYNMPVPTDGDYQIIFKKTQDIIRKRIPEAVLAKRENFDKIYDDFLAELDKAGAEKMEAEYTELVKARVSLFTGKDIK, from the coding sequence ATGAAGAAGCGGAAAAGTCCAAAGACAATCGTTGCACTTCTGCTGGCAAGCATGATGCTGCTTAGCGGCTGCGGAAGCTCTGGCGGTGACAGCAAAAATGCAGGGAATGCGAATACGGGCAACACGAATCAAAGCACTGAGGCGGGAGCAGATACCAGCCCGATCACCCTTACGTTCTTCGGAGCGGACGCAAGTCCAAACTGGAATAATATGCAGGATGATATCGGCAAAGTCATCACGGAGAAAACGGGCGTCACGATTGAAGCGGAGTATGACGTCGGCAGCGGTGGTGGGGATAATAAAATTGCGTTGATGGCAGCTAGCGGTGATGTACCTGATCTTATTTTTGCCAAAGGAAACTTATCCAGTCTGGTGGACGCAGAACTTATTGTTGACATGGCCCCGCTAATTGAAGAACATGCTCCAAATATTAAGAAAATATTCAGCGAGAATATGAATCGCCTGAAATACAGCAACGAAGATCCGGCTATTTATTCTTTAACGACAAATGTGGGTGTGGATCAGGAATCTTTTGATGCAATTGGAGGTTTTGAAATCCAACAACGCGTATTGAAGGAGCTAGGTTATCCTAAGGTCCGTACAGTCCAAGATTTCGAAAACGTATTGAAGCAATACGTAGAGAAGCATCCGACTACCGATGGACAGCCGACCATTCCGCTCACACTTAATGCGGATGACTGGAGAATCATGATTACCGTAACCAATCCGGCATTCCTGGCAACAGGGGCACCGGATGACGGGGAATACTATGTGAACCCGGAAACTTATGAGGCGATTCTGCACTATAAACGCCCGGTAGAAAAGGAATATTTCCGTTGGCTGAACCATATGTACAATGAAGGATTGCTTGATAAAGATACTTTCGTGCAAAAAGATGACCAGTACAAAGCTAAAATCGCCAGCGGCCGCGTTCTGGGTCTCATTGACCAGGAGTGGGGATATCAGGATGCTGAAAATGCGTTAAAAACAGCGGGCAAGGATGAATACACTTATGCACATTTCCCTGTAACATTGTCTGAAGAATACGTTGACCACTCCTTCCAATCGGCAGGCGTTGACGGCTATGGCATCAGCATAACAACTGCTTGCAAAGATCCGGTCCGCGCTATAAAGTTTCTGGATTGGCTGGCCTCCGAAGAAGGCCAAATTCTTAGAAACTGGGGTATTGAAGGCAAGCATTATAACGTTGAAAACGGCGTTCGGGTAATTCCGCAAGAAATTCAAGATAGAAAAGTGAATGATGCAACTAACTTTACGAAGGAATCCGGCATTGGCTTGTACTTGGCAATGAGTGCTCGCTATGGCGATGGAGTTAAAGATTCTACTGGAAACTACTATACGACGAATTTCCCTGAGCAAATTGTTGCCGGCTACACTGAAGCAGAGAAAGAAACTTTAAAAGCATACGGCGCAACGACGTGGAAAGACCTGTTCCCGCAAGAAAGCGATTTTAAAGCGAAGGAATGGGGCGCTCTGTACAACATGCCTGTTCCTACGGACGGCGATTATCAAATCATCTTCAAGAAAACGCAGGATATCATCCGCAAAAGGATTCCGGAAGCCGTTCTGGCCAAACGCGAGAACTTCGACAAAATCTATGATGACTTCCTCGCTGAGCTTGATAAAGCAGGTGCAGAAAAAATGGAAGCCGAATATACAGAGCTCGTGAAAGCAAGAGTATCTCTGTTCACAGGCAAAGACATTAAATAA
- a CDS encoding carbohydrate ABC transporter permease, whose amino-acid sequence MASKAFNSTKSDRIFDVFNLALMTIIMIITLYPFLNVLAISLNDSTDTVRGGIYIWPRSFTWENYKTIFSYSGLIQGFKISILRTLSGTILGLISSSMLAYTLSRQDFQSRKFISTFLALTMYVSGGLVPTYMLMRHLDLIGTFWIYILPGIVSAFNVFVIRSFIDGLPYALQESATLDGANDFTIYYKVILPLCKPVLATIALFLAVGQWNSWFDTYLYNGNKPHLTTLQFELMKILQSTNQGANMINANDMANQMAQVSPESIKMAITIVVTLPILFVYPFLQRYFVSGMTLGAVKA is encoded by the coding sequence ATGGCAAGCAAAGCATTCAACTCCACCAAATCCGATCGAATCTTTGATGTTTTCAATCTCGCGCTGATGACGATCATTATGATCATTACATTATATCCATTCTTGAATGTACTGGCGATTTCGTTAAATGATTCGACGGATACGGTTCGAGGCGGTATCTATATTTGGCCGCGAAGTTTCACTTGGGAAAATTACAAAACGATATTTAGTTACAGCGGCTTGATTCAAGGCTTCAAAATATCGATTCTGCGTACGCTTTCCGGAACCATTCTAGGGCTTATCAGCTCATCCATGCTCGCGTATACGCTGAGTCGCCAGGACTTCCAATCCAGGAAATTTATATCTACATTTCTGGCATTAACTATGTATGTTTCCGGCGGGTTGGTTCCGACATATATGCTTATGCGTCATCTAGATCTGATCGGTACGTTTTGGATTTATATTCTTCCGGGAATTGTAAGTGCATTTAACGTCTTCGTTATCCGTTCATTTATCGATGGACTGCCGTATGCCCTTCAGGAGTCAGCGACCTTGGATGGAGCAAACGACTTTACGATTTACTATAAGGTAATCCTTCCGCTTTGTAAGCCTGTTCTGGCTACGATAGCCTTGTTCCTGGCTGTTGGACAATGGAATTCTTGGTTTGATACTTATTTGTACAATGGCAACAAGCCCCATTTAACGACACTGCAGTTTGAATTGATGAAAATTCTTCAGAGCACGAACCAGGGGGCGAATATGATCAATGCCAATGATATGGCGAATCAAATGGCACAAGTATCACCAGAATCGATCAAGATGGCGATTACGATCGTCGTAACACTACCAATATTGTTCGTATATCCGTTCCTGCAGCGGTATTTCGTATCAGGGATGACGCTTGGAGCCGTCAAGGCGTAA
- a CDS encoding sugar ABC transporter permease, whose protein sequence is MKTLSAQADTGNVSVTPNPQKKRKKGFWRTVVRQRYLYLMSLPFVIWLFVFNYLPIWGWTMAFQNYKPSKSFFDQKWVGMKNFVDLFQDERFYLVLRNTLAMSVLGLIAGFVIPIAFAVFLNEMRGKFFKRTVQTVSYLPHFVSWVVVAGIITKMLSMDGGIVNEILLALHIIEKPIQFMAQGKWFWGIVTVSDVWKETGWNAIIYLAAIAGIDRELYEAARVDGAGRFRQMWNITLPGIRTTISVLLIMSIGHLIGIGFEKQFQLSNSLVTDYSEVLDLYALNYGINIGRFSYGTAISMFTSVVSIILLLTANGIMKKTTKESIM, encoded by the coding sequence ATGAAGACGCTCTCAGCGCAAGCCGATACTGGAAATGTAAGCGTAACCCCTAATCCGCAGAAGAAGCGGAAGAAAGGATTTTGGCGAACTGTAGTACGGCAAAGATACCTTTATTTGATGTCCTTGCCATTCGTAATCTGGTTGTTCGTTTTTAACTATTTGCCGATTTGGGGCTGGACGATGGCTTTCCAGAACTATAAACCGTCTAAGTCGTTTTTCGATCAGAAATGGGTCGGCATGAAAAATTTCGTGGACCTGTTCCAGGATGAAAGATTTTATCTCGTACTTAGAAATACGCTCGCAATGAGCGTGCTGGGATTGATAGCCGGTTTTGTGATTCCGATCGCCTTTGCTGTATTTCTGAATGAGATGAGGGGCAAATTTTTTAAACGAACGGTTCAGACGGTATCTTACCTGCCACATTTCGTCTCGTGGGTCGTTGTAGCGGGGATCATTACCAAAATGCTCTCCATGGACGGAGGCATCGTCAACGAGATTTTGCTAGCGCTTCATATTATAGAAAAACCCATTCAGTTTATGGCCCAAGGCAAATGGTTTTGGGGAATTGTAACCGTTTCCGACGTCTGGAAGGAGACCGGCTGGAACGCCATCATATATTTGGCGGCTATCGCAGGTATTGATAGAGAATTGTACGAGGCCGCGAGAGTCGATGGAGCGGGGCGTTTTCGTCAAATGTGGAACATTACTCTACCGGGAATCCGAACGACGATTTCCGTGCTGCTGATTATGTCGATAGGCCATTTGATCGGTATCGGCTTCGAGAAGCAGTTCCAGCTCAGCAACTCGCTGGTCACGGATTATTCGGAAGTGCTTGACCTTTATGCGCTCAATTACGGCATTAACATAGGACGCTTCTCTTACGGTACCGCCATCAGTATGTTCACCTCTGTTGTAAGTATCATACTGCTGCTAACGGCGAACGGCATCATGAAGAAAACAACAAAAGAAAGCATCATGTAA
- a CDS encoding histidine kinase, with the protein MVRILNDLRLKHKLLITYIVVVMLPVLIVGGAVTSYFRQQAMDRAIVQTTNDVQKIKTQLANMLRVPTDLSNTFMFDKKLEKMVTTSYPSVFELTKAYLDYDDFKDNVRLYRGISAIRFYYDNPTLINNLELIPLDEATRSTVWHKRAMESKSIGWFYIADEVDVPVRKLSLVRQIPFPEHRASGVLMVVLDQEELNRMLRQEQFETLIFDEQGYIVAGKDPRLVGKTIDELDYGIDLHQQPNGAHKMDIQGEPSYLVIEDLLPESSMNGLKIVSVFATKAIVKGANQVSVLGLLFILLVLLIALLFVYIVSFLMTNRLLRLSRHFNRLALGDLAVVSSVDGNDEIGQLSRQFNYMVESINLLMNQVVEKTEQNNSLEIAQREIKLKMLASQINPHFLFNALESIRMNAHMKGEKEIANVVRLLGKLMRKNLEVGRDQITLKEELEMVRSYLEIQKFRYEDRLNYELIIDRKLEGIRMPPLIIQPLVENAVVHGVENKEVGVHVQLRIHAVDDHAEIVIQDDGIGMALERLEEVRRSMAEAQTAVNNRIGLSNVQQRLTMTFGDMHGLSISSEYGQGTVISFTIPLKREKI; encoded by the coding sequence ATGGTGCGTATTTTGAATGATCTCAGGCTGAAGCACAAGCTTCTGATTACTTATATCGTGGTCGTTATGCTTCCCGTTCTCATTGTGGGAGGGGCAGTAACGAGTTATTTCCGCCAGCAGGCGATGGACCGGGCGATCGTGCAAACGACGAACGACGTACAGAAAATCAAAACCCAATTGGCCAACATGCTTCGCGTACCTACGGACTTATCCAATACATTTATGTTCGATAAGAAGCTGGAGAAAATGGTGACTACGTCATATCCGAGCGTGTTCGAGCTGACTAAAGCTTATTTGGATTACGATGATTTCAAGGATAATGTCCGTCTTTACCGCGGAATTTCTGCGATTCGTTTCTATTACGACAACCCAACGCTGATTAACAATTTGGAGCTTATTCCGCTGGATGAGGCCACCCGCTCCACGGTGTGGCATAAGAGAGCGATGGAGTCGAAGAGCATCGGCTGGTTCTATATTGCCGACGAGGTAGATGTTCCTGTTCGCAAGCTGAGCCTGGTACGGCAAATTCCATTTCCCGAGCATCGCGCAAGCGGCGTGCTTATGGTCGTGCTGGATCAGGAGGAATTGAACCGGATGCTGCGGCAGGAACAGTTCGAGACGCTGATTTTCGATGAGCAGGGCTATATCGTGGCGGGGAAAGATCCCCGTTTGGTGGGCAAAACCATTGATGAGCTCGATTACGGGATCGATCTGCATCAGCAGCCAAATGGCGCCCATAAAATGGATATTCAAGGCGAGCCCTCCTACCTGGTTATCGAGGATTTGCTTCCCGAATCCAGCATGAATGGCCTGAAGATTGTCTCCGTCTTTGCCACAAAGGCTATTGTCAAGGGCGCCAATCAAGTTAGCGTGCTGGGCCTGCTGTTTATATTGCTTGTGCTGCTGATTGCCCTGTTATTTGTTTATATTGTGTCGTTCCTGATGACCAACCGGCTGCTGCGCCTCAGCCGCCACTTTAACCGGCTGGCGCTAGGCGACCTTGCCGTCGTCTCCTCCGTTGACGGGAATGATGAGATCGGTCAGCTGTCGCGGCAATTCAATTATATGGTCGAGAGTATTAACCTGCTCATGAATCAGGTTGTAGAGAAGACCGAACAGAACAACTCCCTGGAAATCGCCCAGAGGGAGATCAAGTTGAAGATGCTGGCCAGCCAAATCAACCCGCATTTTCTGTTTAATGCCCTCGAGTCGATTCGCATGAATGCCCATATGAAGGGTGAGAAAGAGATCGCCAACGTTGTCCGGCTGCTCGGGAAGCTGATGCGCAAAAACCTGGAAGTAGGCCGGGATCAAATTACGCTCAAGGAAGAGCTGGAAATGGTCCGTTCTTATTTGGAAATCCAAAAATTCCGCTACGAGGATCGGCTGAATTATGAGCTAATCATAGACCGCAAGCTAGAAGGTATTCGCATGCCGCCTCTGATCATTCAGCCGCTTGTGGAGAATGCGGTCGTGCACGGCGTAGAGAACAAGGAAGTCGGAGTTCATGTCCAATTGCGGATTCATGCTGTAGATGACCATGCTGAAATCGTCATTCAGGACGATGGCATCGGAATGGCTTTGGAACGGCTTGAAGAGGTTCGGCGTTCCATGGCCGAAGCGCAAACAGCCGTGAATAATCGCATCGGATTAAGCAATGTCCAGCAAAGGTTAACGATGACATTTGGGGATATGCACGGTTTGAGCATTTCCAGCGAATATGGACAAGGAACTGTGATTTCCTTCACGATTCCTTTAAAACGAGAAAAGATCTAA
- the yicI gene encoding alpha-xylosidase — MKFTDGNWLIREGFTLSTAVQAHDFMIADNKLTAYASTRPIQGRANTINGQLLTIQFHSPLPGVIGVKLVHFAGTVDHGPHFELAGGSGDHVQITENDDYAELKSGNLSVRVNKGPQWSVDFYRGSERITGSAFKSMAHVEENGGAVYMREELDLTVGEWVYGLGERFTSFVKNGQVVDIWNKDGGTSSEQAYKNIPFYITNKGYGVFVNDPGAVSFEVASEKVKKVQFSVPGESLEYFVIDGPEPKEVLNKYTALTGKPSLPPAWTFGLWLTTSFTTNYDEATVNSFVDGMAERDLPLHVFHFDCFWMREFHWTDFKWDERTFPDPEGMLKRLKEKGLKICVWINPYIAQRSALFEEGKKHGYLVKRPNGDVWQWNLWQPGMALVDFTNPDACEWFAGYLRDLVDMGVDSFKTDFGERIPTDVVYHDGSDPVKMHNYYTQLYNKVVFEVLEEKLGKNEAALFARSATAGGQKFPVHWGGDCYADYESMAESLRGGLSLGVSGFGFWSHDIGGFENTAPADVFKRWLAFGLLSSHSRLHGSSSYRVPWAYDDEAVDVTRFFTKLKCRLMPYLFDTAVEATEQGVPTMRAMFLEFPEDPASEMLDRQYMLGDSVLVAPVFSKEGNVAYYLPEGRWTHLLTGETIEGGKWRKENYDFFSLPLFVRPNSILVMGANDVKPDYDYAQDADVRLYQIEDGAQVSRKVRNVKGETELGIAVSREGSTLRITADGAGKPFNISLHGFGQAASVQGGQLNADGSIAVGAFSGKVEIQVTLK; from the coding sequence ACGGCAACTGGTTGATTCGTGAAGGATTTACACTGTCGACAGCAGTGCAGGCCCACGATTTTATGATTGCGGATAATAAGCTGACAGCCTATGCTTCGACAAGGCCGATTCAAGGTCGTGCCAATACGATCAACGGCCAACTGCTGACGATTCAATTCCACTCTCCGCTTCCAGGCGTCATCGGCGTGAAGCTGGTGCATTTTGCTGGTACAGTAGATCACGGTCCTCATTTCGAACTCGCAGGCGGCAGCGGCGATCACGTCCAAATTACGGAGAATGACGATTACGCTGAGCTGAAGAGCGGTAATTTGAGCGTCAGAGTGAACAAGGGGCCGCAATGGTCTGTTGATTTCTACCGCGGTTCGGAGCGCATTACGGGCAGCGCGTTCAAATCCATGGCTCATGTCGAGGAGAACGGCGGCGCGGTATATATGCGCGAAGAACTGGATCTTACGGTAGGCGAATGGGTATACGGGCTTGGAGAACGCTTTACTTCCTTCGTCAAGAACGGTCAAGTTGTGGATATCTGGAATAAAGATGGCGGCACAAGCTCCGAACAAGCTTACAAGAACATTCCTTTTTATATTACGAACAAAGGATACGGGGTATTTGTCAATGATCCGGGTGCTGTTTCCTTTGAAGTAGCTTCCGAGAAGGTCAAGAAAGTACAATTTAGCGTTCCTGGGGAATCGCTTGAGTATTTCGTCATCGACGGTCCTGAGCCGAAAGAGGTTCTGAACAAATATACGGCGCTTACGGGCAAGCCTTCCCTGCCTCCGGCATGGACGTTCGGGCTGTGGCTGACGACGTCGTTTACAACGAACTATGATGAAGCGACGGTCAACTCTTTTGTTGACGGCATGGCGGAAAGAGATTTGCCGCTGCATGTCTTCCACTTCGACTGCTTCTGGATGCGCGAATTCCACTGGACGGACTTCAAATGGGACGAGCGCACTTTCCCGGATCCGGAAGGAATGCTGAAGCGTCTTAAAGAGAAGGGGCTTAAAATTTGCGTATGGATCAATCCATATATCGCTCAGCGCTCCGCTCTGTTTGAAGAGGGCAAGAAGCATGGCTATCTTGTGAAAAGACCTAATGGCGACGTATGGCAGTGGAATTTGTGGCAGCCGGGAATGGCGCTTGTTGACTTCACGAATCCCGATGCGTGCGAATGGTTCGCGGGCTATCTGCGTGATCTCGTAGATATGGGCGTGGACAGCTTCAAGACCGACTTCGGCGAGCGGATTCCAACGGATGTCGTCTATCATGATGGCTCTGACCCGGTGAAAATGCACAACTACTACACTCAATTGTATAATAAAGTTGTGTTTGAAGTGTTGGAAGAGAAGCTTGGCAAAAATGAAGCGGCACTATTTGCCCGTTCGGCTACTGCGGGCGGTCAGAAGTTCCCGGTTCACTGGGGCGGAGACTGCTACGCGGACTACGAGTCGATGGCTGAGAGTTTGAGAGGCGGATTGTCCCTTGGCGTATCCGGCTTTGGCTTCTGGAGCCACGATATTGGCGGATTCGAGAATACGGCGCCTGCCGACGTGTTCAAGCGCTGGCTTGCATTCGGGCTCCTGTCCAGCCACAGCCGTCTCCATGGAAGCAGCTCTTACCGGGTTCCATGGGCATACGACGATGAGGCGGTAGACGTAACGCGCTTCTTCACGAAGCTGAAATGCCGCCTGATGCCGTACTTGTTCGACACAGCGGTTGAAGCGACGGAGCAGGGCGTGCCGACGATGCGCGCGATGTTCCTGGAGTTCCCGGAAGATCCGGCAAGTGAAATGCTCGACCGTCAATATATGCTGGGCGACTCCGTGCTGGTGGCACCGGTATTCAGCAAGGAAGGCAACGTAGCCTACTACTTGCCTGAAGGCAGATGGACCCATCTATTGACGGGCGAAACGATCGAAGGTGGAAAATGGCGCAAAGAGAACTATGACTTCTTCAGCCTGCCGCTCTTCGTGCGTCCGAACTCCATCCTCGTTATGGGTGCGAACGATGTCAAACCGGATTATGACTACGCTCAGGACGCAGATGTCAGATTGTATCAAATCGAAGACGGTGCGCAGGTATCCCGGAAGGTTCGCAACGTGAAGGGTGAAACCGAGCTGGGAATCGCGGTATCGCGCGAAGGCTCTACGCTCCGCATCACGGCGGATGGCGCAGGCAAGCCGTTTAACATCAGCCTGCACGGCTTCGGCCAGGCAGCATCGGTGCAAGGCGGCCAGCTGAACGCCGACGGCAGCATCGCAGTAGGCGCATTCAGCGGTAAAGTGGAAATTCAAGTGACACTTAAATAA